ATCGACCGGTTATGACTCTTCGACCTCGATCTCGAGTACGTCGTAGACGCCGGCGGTGTCGGTCTCCGCGACGGTGGCGTCGATGATCTCGCCCTCTGCGATGGCGTCGTCGGTGACGAGCGTGACGGGTTCGAGCGTCGAGCGTGCGAGGATCAGTTTCAGGCGCTGGAAGATGGAGGGCGAGCCCCCTCTCCAGCAGATCAGCAAGTGCCGCGACTCGGCGAGGTCCCGGACGTCGTCGTCGAGGTCGTACTCGTCGAGTTCGGCGGGGCCGACGACGTGGAGGACCTCCCCCCGGAGGCGTTCGCCCATACCGGGCGGATGGACTCGACGGAAATGGGGTTTTCTCTCCGGGCGTGGGAAACTGACTTCGCCCGGGAGACGAAACGGACGGTATGGGCGAGGGCGACGCGGAGTTGACGGCCGACGAGTTCGTCGAGTACTGCGAGACCCAGGCGCGCCTGCTGTGGGGGCAAGTCGAGACCATGGAGGACGAGATCGACGACCTGCTCTCGGACCTCGACGACGAGATGGCCGACCTCCGGGAACGCCTCGGCGGCCACACCGATACCGTCGAAGGCACCGTCACGCCCGGCCCGGGTGAGGGAACCGACCTCGACGCCATCGAGGAACTCGAGGCCGACCTCGAGGAACGCCAGACCGTCGCCGCCGCCAAACAGGCCCGCATGAAGGCCTTCAGGGAACTCGCGGTGGGCTACGCCGAACTGGCGACCGACCTCGCCGATACAGACGACGGTCGGGCCGCGCTGAAACGCGTCCTCGAATTCGAGCAGGAGCGGGACGCCCCGGCGTACTTTCCGGACCGACAGACCGTGCTGGAGGCCGCCAGTGACGATGGCGGCGGTGGAGACGAGGGCACGGCCGACGACTCAGGCTAACAGCTGCCGGATCGCCGACCGCTTCAGCAGGAAGAACCCGAGGAAGATCACCGCGAAGCCGACGAGGGAGGCGAGGGTGATCCGCTCGTTCAACAGGACGACACCGGCGAGCGTCGCGACCACCGGGACGACGTAGCCCACCAGACTCGTCTCCGTGGCACCGTAGCGGGCCAGCAACCGGAAGTAGAGGAAGAAGGCGAGCGCGGTCGCGAAGACGCCGAGATAGGCGACGGCAGCCAGCGAGATTCCCGCCGGGACCGTGAGCGGTTCGCCGATGCCGACGCTGGCGAGGTGGAGGACGACGCCGCCGACCGCCATCGACCAGCCCGCCAGCGTGGTCCCGCCGACTGTCGAGTCCGCTCGCTGGACGAGGACCCCGCCCAGCGCGACGCTCGTGACCTGTACACAGATCAGGAGTTTTCCCACCAGATCGGCAGACAGCAGGTTCGCCGGGTCCGGGCGGATCACCAGCGCCACACCGAGGAAGCCGATCACGATCCCCACTGCTCCGACGGCCGAGACGCGTTCTTCGGGCAGCAGGACCAGCGCCCACAGCACCGTGGCGATGGGAACGAGTCCCTGGATGATCGCCGCGACGCCGCTGGGGACGGTCTGTTGCCCGAGAAAGAGGAAGCCGTTGCCCGCGATCAGGAACAGGCCGCCGCCGGCGACGGCCTCGTAGTCGCCGCGGGTCGTCGGCAGCCAGGACCACCCCGAGGCCTGGATCGCCACCGCACCGAGGAGGATGACGGCGGCCACGTCGTAGCGGAAGGCCGCGAACAGCACCGGCGGCAGGGCTTCGAGGCCGACGGAGATGGCGGGGAAGGACAGTCCCCACAGCGTCGCCAGCAGGAGGAAGGGCGCGACGGAACGAAGGGAAGACACAGCCATCGTAGCGGTCTGTTCCCGAAAAGAGTACGGATTCGGTCCGACCCCGGGAGAAAGACTTTGACTCGGCCGTCCGTGGCTCCGTTCGCGATGGACCACGTATCACTGGAGGATATGGAGAACCACCCGCGGGTCGCGGCCGTGCAGAAACACGCCACCGACCCGCTGAACCTCGCCGACATGGCGCTCAACTACTACGAACTCGAACCCGGCGACTCCTTCTCCGGCGGCCTGCACACCCACATGAACCAGGAAGAGGTCTTCCTGGTGATGGAAGGGACAGCGACCTTCCAGACGAAGGAAGACGAGGTCGAGGTCGGCGAAAACGAGATCGTCCGTTTCGCGCCCGGCGAGTACCAGGAGGGGCGCAACGACGGCGAGGAGCGCGTCCGGGCGGTCGCGATGGGCGCACCGCAGGACGACGGCGAGACCCGCTCGGCACTGCCCTGTCAGGAGTGTGGCGCGGAGTACCACGTCGTGGAGGTCACCGCCGACAGTGTGGAGTTGACCTGTCCGGAGTGTGGGAACGAAGTCGAGATGTGACCGCCGACGAGCCATCACCACCGATGGACCTGCCGACGCTCGTCGACGAGTATCTGGACTACTACGAGCAGACACAGGGCTTCCTGCCGGAGCGACTGGCAGAGTTCGGCGACACCTACCGCGCGCAGGGCCATCTCACTCGCGAGCAGTTGTACGACATCGCCTACGAGTCCTCGACCCGCAGCGCCTACCACGTCGAGACGAATCCGGAAGCGCGGTGTCGAGAGGTGACCGCCAACGTCCTCGCGGTCGAGGGCGATTTCTCGAAGATACAGCTGTTGACCGGGCTGTCTGGCTTCAAGGCGCCGACGGCCTCCTGCGTGCTGGCCGCGCTGGACCCGGAGCAGCACGCGGTCGTCGACACGCGGGTCTGGGCGACGCTGGATCGGCTGGACTATCTGAACGGCCGCAAGGAGACGTTCGACGCCGCGGACTACGTAACGATGATCGAGCCGATCCGCGAGATCGCCGCCGAGACCGGCCACAGCGCCGCAGAGGTCGGCTACGCGCTGTTCGCTTACGACGACGACGTGCGCGAGGGAACCCTGCACTGACCGGGCGGAGAGTGGACTACGCCCAGTCGGTAACGGCCATCTCGACGGGTTCGTCGGGCACCATCGTGACGGCGGAATCGACGGCGGGCGTGTCGTGTCTCGGCGAGCGCAGGGTGAGGCGAACCTCGGAGACCACGCGGGCGAGGATCAACTGGGCCTCCGCGAGCGCGAACAGCCGGCCGATACAGATGCGCTGGCCGCCGCCGAAGGGGAAGAAGCTGTAGGCCGGCTGGGCCTCGCGCGCCCCTGGCGCGAACCGTTCGGGGCGGTAGGCCAGCGGGTCTTCCCAGAGGTCGGGGTCCCGGTGGACGACGAACTGGCTGAGGACGACCTCCGCACCGGCGGGAATCTCGTACCCCTCGATCCGGTCACCATCGATGGCCTCACGGGTGATGACGGGCACCGGCGGGTAGATCCGCATGGCCTCCTGCACGCACCGTTTGAGGAACGATTCGTCGCCGGCCGCGCCCGCGGAGAAGCCCACCACGTCGGTCGGGTCGGCACCGGCGACGTGTTCGTGGAGGCGTTCGTGGACGCCGGGATTGCAGGCCAGCAGGTACCCGGTCCAGGTCAGCGCCGCCGCCGTCGTCTCGTGGCCGGCCAAAAGGAAGGTGACGAGTTCGTCCCGGATCTGCTCGTCGTCCATCCGCGTCCCCTCCTCGGTGCGAGCCGTCAGCAGTTTCGACAGCAGGTCGTCGTACTCGTCGGCCCGGCCGCGGCGGGCGTCGATCAACTCGTGCACGACGGCGTCGATGTCGTCGATGGCGCCCTGCATCCGCCGGTTGTGCGGCGAAGGAACCCACTCCGGGAAGGTCGGCACGACGCCGACCTCCCGCTGGAAGCCCCGGCGCAGGACCTGCAGGGCCGCCCGGATGTCCGCGGCGTGGCGCTCCACGTCCGCGCTGAACATCGCCTTCCCGATGATCGACAGCGTGACCCGTTCCATCTCTTCGAGCAGGTCGATCTCCTCGCGCCCGTCCCACCGGTCGAGCATGGCGTCGGTCTCGTCGACGATGAGATCGGTGAACGACTGGACGCTCCCCGATCCGAACATCGGGCGGATCAGGCGGTGCTGGCGGTGCCAGAGGTCGCCCTCGCTGGTGAGCAACCCGTCGCCGAACAGCTCCGACAGTTCCTCACGGTACACCGACGCCCGGCGGTAGTTGCCGGCGTTCCCTTCGAGGACGTGCTGGACCGCCGACGGCTCGGCCAGCAGGACGCCCGGGTCGCCGTTTGGCATCGTCAGGTCGACGACCGGGCCGTACTGCTCGCGAGCGCGGGTCAACACGCCGGTCACGTCCTCGCTCAGCAGCCGCCGGGCCTGGCCGAGGCGCTCGAGCACGCCCGGGCCGGGCGGGGTCGCGCCGGAGCCCTGGTTCCGGGCCATCAGACCAGCGCCTCCATCGCCTCGCCGACCGACTCCATCATGTCGTTGAACTCCCGGGAGCGTTCGAGCGGGCCGATGACGTCGAACCGGTTCTGGACGAAGGCCAGCTGACCGTTGAACTCGTCGTCGCCGAGCATCCGGAAGAGGACCTCGGTCTGTCCCTCGAAGGTAATTTCGGCGTCCTCGGCGAGGGTCGGCCCGCCCGCGATCGATCCCGTCTCGGGATCGGTGGTCGCGTGGAAGGCGATGGGTGAGTCGGTCGCCGTCCAGTTCACGGTGGTGTCGACCGTCACGGCGTCACCGACCGCGGAGATGTTCTCGGCGATCAGGCCCATCCCGCCCCACAGCACCCGGAGGTACTGCTCGACGGTCTCGGGCTCGTCGGTGGCGAACTCGGTGATCCCCTCGAATGTGGCCATCCGGTCGGTGAGCCGCTCGAACACCGTCGGCCGGGTGACGAGCAACTCCGCGAGCGCGTCCTCGTCGTCGAGTCCGGCGAGTGCCGGACCGAGGTTCGCCCTGAACTGTTCGTCCGGCTGGTCGACGACCGTTTCGAGGTCCGGTGTGGTAGCGTCTGACATCTCTGGAGGCTCCCCCTGGGGCGAGTGCGGCGTGCCCCGTGGTAACTGTGTTCATACTGCACTGACCGAACACATGAGTGCAGCGCACGGCATCTGAGGGGGCTTAAAAGCGGCCTCGCTACTGACGCGCAACGCTTTGCCCGGTCAGCGGTGAACGTGGACTGCTACCACGACACGCGGAGCGCGGTGGGGCGAGGGCTTCAGCGGGCTCCCGAGGTTCCAGATCATGAAGTTCGGGATCTTCTACGAACACCAGCTGCCACGACCCTGGCACGACGGCGACGAACAGGCTCTCTACGAGGACGCACTCGACCAGATCGAACTGGCCGACGAACTCGGGTACGACTACGTCTGGGAGGTCGAACACCACTTTCTGGAGGAGTACTCCCACTCGGCGGCCCCGGAGGTGTTCCTCGCGGCCGCCGCCCAGCGGACCGATCAGATCCGGCTTGGCCACGGGATCAAGCTCATGCCGCCGAACTACAACCACCCCGCCCGCGTCGCCGAGCAGGTGGCGACGCTGGATCTGGTCTCGGACGGCCGCGTCGAGTTCGGGACCGGTGAATCCTCCTCGAACATGGAACTGGACGGCTTCGGCATCGACCGAAAAGAGAAAGAGGCGATGTGGCAGGAGACGGTCGCCGAGGTGAGCGACATGATGACCATGGAGCCGTACCCGGGCCACGACGGGGCGTCCTTCCAGATGCCGCCCCGCAACGTCGTCCCCAAACCAGTTCAGGACCCCCACCCGCCGCTGTGGGTCGCCTGTTCGGGTCGCTCGACGATCGAACAGGCCGCCCGGCTCGGGCTCGGCGTCCTGAGTTTCGACTTTGCCTCGCCCGAGAAAGCGAGCGAGTGGGTCGACCTGTACTACGAGACCCTCAAGGAGGAGTGTACGCCAATCGGCCACACCGTCAACCCCAACTTCGCCATCGTCACCGGGTTCTCCTGCCACGAGGACGAGGACACCGCGTGGGACCGCGGCGCGGAGGGGTTCGCGTTCTTCCAGTACGCGCTGGCCCACTACTACGGTGCCGGCGACCACCGGCCCGGCGAGACGAACATCTGGAAGCAGTTCGAGGAGATCGGCGCGGATGCCATCCTCGAAGGCAACCAGGGCGACGGCGCGATCGGGACGCCCGACCAGATCCGCGACCACCTCCGGGCCCTCGAAGACGCGGGCGTCGACCAGGTCATCTTCGTCCAGGAGGGCGGCGACAACCGCCACGAACACATCTGCGACTCGCTGGAACTGTTCGCCGACGAGGTGATGGGCGCGTTCCACGATCGCGACGAAGCGCACGTCGCCGAGAAAGAGGCGGAACTCGAACCGTACATCGAGGCCGCGTTCGAGCGCCGCGAGGAGCGCGACCCGCTGGACGAACCGCCGGCCGTCGAGTCCTGAGACGGGCGCCGACGGCAGCCGGAGATCGAAGGACCCGCAGCGCTCAGCGGGCCGTCGAGTCGCGGTTCCAGCCGGGATCCTGCCCGGTGCGCTCGATGAGGGCAGACCGACAGGCCGGGCAGTAGTCGGGGGTGTCCGACTCGCCCCGGGGGACGTACACCGCGCCGCCGCACTGCACGCACGCGTCTGCGGCGATCGTCACGCAGTCCGCACAGACGTTGAAGTCGTCGACCGTGAGGTCTCGCAGGCCGTCGAGTTGTTTGTCGAGAGTGTACTCGTCGATGACCGTCTGGCAGCGTTGGCACGGTTTCATAGCGATGCATCGTGACAAACGTTAGCACCCCGTAAATACCTGCCTCTGATATCGACGCGTTCACGTGGCTCCCGACGGCGCGCCCCGACCCGTCCGACCGACGGCGCGGCGTGCTACCGCGACCCTCGGAAGGGTTATGCCCGGCTCGCCAGTATAGTTGATCGTAATGGCAAACGGTACGGTTGATTTCTTCAACGACACAGGCGGTTACGGTTTCATTTCGACTGACGACGACGCTGTCGACGACGACGAGGACGTGTTCTTCCACATGGAAGACGTCGGCGGCCCCGACCTCGAGGAAGGGCAGGACGTCGAGTTCGACATCGAACAGGCCGACAAGGGCCCCCGCGCGACGAACCTCGTCCGACAGTAAGACGCGGTTTTCCCGTCGCTCATCGCGAGCGACGACCCGGTTTTCACATTTTTCACGCGTCCGTAGCGACGGCTCGCTGCTCGCTCCAGAGAACGGTCGATCGGCAGCACAGCGGCCGCACGTCCCGGCTCAGGCCGACAGTTTCGCTTCGAGTTCGCCGCGCTCGTGGAGCTGTTCGAGGATGTCGCTCCCGCCGACGAACTCGCCGTCGACGAACGTCTGGGGGATCGTCTCGCGACCGCTGTGGCGTTCCAATGCCTCGCGGTGTTCGTCCAGCGCGTCCAGCACGTTCACCGTCGCCACGTCCTCGCGGTGTTGCTGGATCAGACCCAGGGCCTTCCGGGAGTAGCCACACTGGGGCATCAGCTCGGTGCCCTTCATGAACAGCGCGACCTCCTCCTCCTCGATGGTCTCGTCGACGCGCTCGCGGACCTCTTCGGGCGACAGGTCGGGTTCGGGATCGAAACTCATGGGTCAGGAGAGTGGGCCGACGCCCAAAGGGGTTGTGCCGCGGACAGTGCCCGCTTCCGATCGCCGGTTCCGCTCAGCCCTCGTACTCTTCGGGCGTGTACGTCTCCAGTTCGATGGCGTGGATGTCCCGCGTCAGGTGGTCCCCGAGCGCGTCGTGAACCAGCTGGTGCTGGTCGACCAGATTCTCGCCCTCGAAGGCAGGCGAGACGACGGTGACGGCGTAGTGTTTGTCGTCGTCGGGATCGCGGGGCGTCGTGACCTCGGCGGTCGCGTCCGGAAGTTCCGATTCGATGAGGTCGGCGACGGCGGTTTCGTCCATACCCGGGAGTACACCGCCGCGGGGAAAACCGCTTCGTCACCCGGCGTGGCCTGTTCGCGGCCCTGCCGATCCGGGACGTTGCGCTCACGGACTGGCGTGAGCAGTGCTGTCGAATGCAGTGTGCACCTGAAACAGGGGGAGCGAAAGGGGTGGGAGCGTAGAAACGGGACGCGGGTACTCAGTACCCGAACTGATCGCGGATCAGCACGACCGTCGTGCGGCCCTCGTCGAGTTCCTGCCGGAAGATCAACTGCTTGGCGACGGCGCTCTCGACGCCGTAGGCTTCCTTGGCGCGCTCGTTCTCGAGGGGGTAGGCGACCGATTCTAACCTTTGGAGCGCGGCGTCCAGATCCTCGACGATCTTGTTGACGCCGCTGACGATGGTGACGTTCGCGGCGGCGAAGGGGTAGGCACCGATACGGCTCCCCGAGCGGTCGGCCGCGACGAGCTCGCCGGTCTTCGCGATGGCGTTGATCCCGCCGAGGAAGTGGTCCGCGGTCTGGGCCTCGCGGCGGGCGGCCTGTCGCTCGGCGTCGTCGTCGATGCTCCAGATCTCGTTGGGCAGGGCCTCCCACTCGTGGTCGCCCTCGGTCAGGTACTCGTCGAAGCCGATCTCCTCCAGCGTGGTAGAGTGGCCGTTCATCACCGACGCGCCCGCCGGGATGTGGGATTTGAGCGTCGACAGCGCCTCCTCGGCGGAGTCGACCACGACGACCTCGAACCCGTTGGCTTCGAGGTTCTCGACTGCTTCCTCGACGGTCTCGTCGTCGGGTACCTGATCGAGGGACTCGTCGATCTCTGTCTCGTCGGCGTAGTCTGCTTTCTGGGACATTCTCGTCTCTGCCTACCCGCGCCAGACCCATAAAGAATCGCGGACGCCGGTGTTAGCGGGTGACACCGGTGTTACCGGGCGGATCGGGTCAGTCGTTCTGGCGGTGGTTCGAGCCGGTCACGTCCGGCGGCTCGCCGGTGACCCAGTTGTTCTCGTCGAGGACGATCGTCGAGACGACCGCCGCGACCTCGCGGGCGCTCTCCTCGCGGCCGAAAAACGAGACGTTGCCCAGCGAGTCACCGACCGTCCGGCTCACCTCCGTCGTCGGGCGGTCGGCGTCGCCGACGATCTCCTCGACGGTGCGAGTGAGCCGCTCGTCCAGTTCCCGACGAGCAGGGCCGGCGAGCTGAAAGCCCGTCGGGAGGAGATCGTAGGTGACGGCGTATCCCTCCTCGTACTGCTCGACCGCGAAGAACGGTTCGGCACTGTCCTGTGCCCGCTCGTACTGCTCGTCTCGGGTGTCCAGGTCCCGGTAGATCGGGACCTCCTCCGGCGCGTAACCTGGGGCCACGGGCGACGGTAGGGGACCGAGTGTGATGTACTTTGTCCGGGTAGGATGACGTTACTCGTCCCGGTCCGCGTGTGCACAGTGGACGCACGTGCGGATGGGGTGCATTACCACAACTACGGAGTTGTGAACGATCGGCGGGGCCTAAATCGCCAATCGTGGTAGAGTATGTATGGCACAGGAAACCGGTTCCACGGTAGAGCGTGGACGCGTGTACAGAGAGCGACGAACGTGGGTGTCGGGGGCGGTCGCCGGGATCGCCGGCGGCGCGGTCATGGGTGTGTTGCTGTCGGTGCTGCTGACCCCCGTGATCGAAGTGGCGATCCCTGCGCTCGTGGGACTGAGCGGCGGGCTGGCGGGCTGGGTCGTCCACATGTCGATCAGCGCCGTCTTCGGCGTGCTCTTCGCCGCGCTGGTGACGCTGACGCCGCTGGCCGACTACACCGACCGGCCGCTCGCGCTGGTCGGGGTCGGCCTCGCGTACGGAGCCGTCCTCTGGATCGTCGCCGCGGGATTCGTCATGCCGATCTGGCTGAGCGCCGTCGGGTTCCCGATGGCACCGCCCGTCCCGAACCTGAACCCGACGAGTCTACTCGTCCACCTGGTGTTCGGGGCAGTCGTCGGCCTCGTCTATCCCTACAGCTGAGCGGGCGGGAGCATCGTGACCGTCCCCGGCGGGGATCGACACCTACTTTCCGGCGACCCGTAGAGAACGCAGTATGTACGTCGGCAGATTCGTCGTCGTCGCACCCGACCGCGCCGCGTATCGGGTCTCGTCCCGATCCTTCCCGAACCGCCGGATCGTCGCCCGCGAGGGCGGTGCCACCCTCACCGTCGGCCCCACCGAGGACGCCCCCGAGACCGACAACCCGTACATCTCGTACAACTGCGTCCGCGAGGTCGACGGGTCGGTCGTCGTCGGCAACGGCAGCCACGTCGATCCCATCGCCGAGAAGCTGGGTCTCGGCTACCCAGCACGGGACGCGCTCGCGGAGTCGCTGCTCGCGCTGGACTACGAGAAAGACGACTACGACACGCCCCGGATCGCCGGGGTCGTCGGGGGTAGCGAGGCGCGAAGCGCCTCGAATCAGTCGAGCGGGGAGGACAGCGACCCGCGAGACGACGAGAGCTACATCGGCACCGTCCGCAAGGACGCCCTGCTGGTCGAGCAGGTCGAGGAGCCCACGCTCGTCGCCACCTACGAGGAAGACAGTCCGACCGCCTTCGACCTCGATAGCGAGGACGCCGCCGACATCGCGAGCGAGGTCTACGACCACGAGTTCGAACACGCCGTCTGCGCTGCGGGCGTCGTCCGGGACGGGGACGGGATCGAGACGGCCATCGAGAACGGCGAGTAAGCGAACTACAGGTCAGCCATCCGCAGTCTCCAGTTCCTCCCAGTGCTCCGAGACCACGGTGAGGGTCGCCTTCAGTCCGCCGAGGACGACCGGGCCGAAGAACAGCCCCATGATGCCGAAGGCGTACGCGCCGCCGAGGACGCCGACCAGAATGACGGCGGGGTTGAGGCGAGCGTAGCGGTCGACGGCCAGCGGCCGGAGATAGTCGTCGGTGAGGCCGACCACGACGACGCTGTAGACGAACAGTCCGAGGGCGAACGCGGGTCGCCCGACGAGCAGGAGGTAGACCACGGCGCCGCCCCAGACCGGGATGGCGCCGATGAGCGGGACCATCGCGAGCACGATCATCACTGCCGTCCAGAACGCCGTGTTGGGGATGCCGACCGCCAACAGTCCGAGGCCGGCCATCAGCCCCTGGACCACCGCGACGAAGACGTGGCCGAACAGGACGGCCCAGATCATGCCCTCGAGTTCCGACGCGAGGTCGTTCCGGATCGACTGGGGAAGGGGGACGGTCCGGTGGAGCCAGGCCACGAAATCGCCGCCGTCCTTCAGGAGGTAGTAGACCAGAAAGAGGGCGAGCGAGATCCCGATGACGAAGTGAGTGATGGTCCCCAGAGCTGCCGGCGACCGCTGGAAGAGGGCTTGCGCGATGTCCTGCCCCGAGTTGGCGATCGTACCACCGAGGTCGACCTCGCGCCCGGTCGCGTCGGCGATCCGGGCCTCCAGTTCCGCGACCGGAACCGCGTTCGCCTCGAAACTCCCGAAGATCCGCCAGGCCTCGTCGGCGATGGTCGCGAAGATGGCGGCAAACGGCGCGACGAAGCCTACGACGGCCAGAACCAGCAGGACGGCCGCGGCGACCATCGACGAGACGACGGTCTCCAGCCGGCGTTGTAACGGATAGAGCACGAACGCGACGAGGACGGCACCGAGGACGTACTGGACGAAGGGCAGTACCAGCATCAGGGAGAGGACGGCCAGCACAGTGACCAGTCCGAGGAGCGAGCCTTTGCTGCGGTTCACGCATCCCATTCAACGTTGGGCGGCTTAATACCCCGACGCGCTCCCGACGCGGCCACACTTAACCCGCTCCGGTGACTCCGATCCCGTATGCGACTCGCCGTCATCTCCGACGTGCACGCGAACCGCGTGGCCTTCGAGGCGGTGCTTTCGGATATGCCGCCGGTCGACGGCTACCTCTGTGCCGGCGACGTGGTCGGTTACGGCCCCTGGCCCGCCGAGTGCGTCGAGCGCGTCCGGGATCTGGGGGCCCCGACGGTTCTGGGCAACCACGACCGCGCGGTCGCCACCGAGACCGGCTTCGGCTTCAACAGCATGGCCGACGCCGGCGTCAGGTACGCCAGCGAGCACTGCTCGGCCGACCAGATCGAGTGGCTCCGGAGCCTCCCCGACGAACGCCTCGAACACGACGGCCGCGTGAAGATCGTCCACGGCCACCCCGACGACCCCGACCGCTACACCTACCCCGGACTCTACAAGCCCGCGATGCTCGACGACGAGGACGTGCTGATCATGGGCCACACCCACGTGCAGGCCCACGAGGTCTACGACGAGGGGATCGTCATGAACCCCGGCAGCGTCGGCCAGCCGCGCGACGAGGACCCTCGTGCGGCGTACTCGATCCTCGATCTCGACGCCATGACCGTCGAGGAACACCGTGTCGAGTACGACATCGAGCGCGTGATCGACGCCGTCGCGGAGGCCGACCTCCCCAAGAAGATCGGCAAGCGACTGCGGAAGGGGCGGTGAGGACGGGGAGCCACTCAGTCGCGGTTCCGGCCCACCGCGAACGCACAGAGTGCCAGCACTGCCAGCACGACGCCCGCGACGCCGAATCCGGGACCGTCGGCGGTCGTCGTCGCGTCGGGTGACTCCGCACCCGGATCATCGGCGGGCTGTGCCGCGGTTTCGGGCGACGGGGTGTCACCCGTGGTCGGCGACGGAGTGGTCCCCTGCTCCGGTGTCGCGGGCGGTTCCGGGGACGGCGGTGCCGGCGTAGTGGACTCGTCGTCGCCGGTCGTCGACTCCTCGTCGAACTGCACCGACTGGCTGGCGGTGTCAC
This Halorientalis sp. IM1011 DNA region includes the following protein-coding sequences:
- a CDS encoding BolA/IbaG family iron-sulfur metabolism protein, which encodes MDETAVADLIESELPDATAEVTTPRDPDDDKHYAVTVVSPAFEGENLVDQHQLVHDALGDHLTRDIHAIELETYTPEEYEG
- a CDS encoding DMT family transporter, whose product is MSSLRSVAPFLLLATLWGLSFPAISVGLEALPPVLFAAFRYDVAAVILLGAVAIQASGWSWLPTTRGDYEAVAGGGLFLIAGNGFLFLGQQTVPSGVAAIIQGLVPIATVLWALVLLPEERVSAVGAVGIVIGFLGVALVIRPDPANLLSADLVGKLLICVQVTSVALGGVLVQRADSTVGGTTLAGWSMAVGGVVLHLASVGIGEPLTVPAGISLAAVAYLGVFATALAFFLYFRLLARYGATETSLVGYVVPVVATLAGVVLLNERITLASLVGFAVIFLGFFLLKRSAIRQLLA
- a CDS encoding lactate utilization protein is translated as MSQKADYADETEIDESLDQVPDDETVEEAVENLEANGFEVVVVDSAEEALSTLKSHIPAGASVMNGHSTTLEEIGFDEYLTEGDHEWEALPNEIWSIDDDAERQAARREAQTADHFLGGINAIAKTGELVAADRSGSRIGAYPFAAANVTIVSGVNKIVEDLDAALQRLESVAYPLENERAKEAYGVESAVAKQLIFRQELDEGRTTVVLIRDQFGY
- a CDS encoding AI-2E family transporter, whose amino-acid sequence is MGCVNRSKGSLLGLVTVLAVLSLMLVLPFVQYVLGAVLVAFVLYPLQRRLETVVSSMVAAAVLLVLAVVGFVAPFAAIFATIADEAWRIFGSFEANAVPVAELEARIADATGREVDLGGTIANSGQDIAQALFQRSPAALGTITHFVIGISLALFLVYYLLKDGGDFVAWLHRTVPLPQSIRNDLASELEGMIWAVLFGHVFVAVVQGLMAGLGLLAVGIPNTAFWTAVMIVLAMVPLIGAIPVWGGAVVYLLLVGRPAFALGLFVYSVVVVGLTDDYLRPLAVDRYARLNPAVILVGVLGGAYAFGIMGLFFGPVVLGGLKATLTVVSEHWEELETADG
- a CDS encoding cytochrome P450, with translation MARNQGSGATPPGPGVLERLGQARRLLSEDVTGVLTRAREQYGPVVDLTMPNGDPGVLLAEPSAVQHVLEGNAGNYRRASVYREELSELFGDGLLTSEGDLWHRQHRLIRPMFGSGSVQSFTDLIVDETDAMLDRWDGREEIDLLEEMERVTLSIIGKAMFSADVERHAADIRAALQVLRRGFQREVGVVPTFPEWVPSPHNRRMQGAIDDIDAVVHELIDARRGRADEYDDLLSKLLTARTEEGTRMDDEQIRDELVTFLLAGHETTAAALTWTGYLLACNPGVHERLHEHVAGADPTDVVGFSAGAAGDESFLKRCVQEAMRIYPPVPVITREAIDGDRIEGYEIPAGAEVVLSQFVVHRDPDLWEDPLAYRPERFAPGAREAQPAYSFFPFGGGQRICIGRLFALAEAQLILARVVSEVRLTLRSPRHDTPAVDSAVTMVPDEPVEMAVTDWA
- a CDS encoding glutaredoxin, with translation MSFDPEPDLSPEEVRERVDETIEEEEVALFMKGTELMPQCGYSRKALGLIQQHREDVATVNVLDALDEHREALERHSGRETIPQTFVDGEFVGGSDILEQLHERGELEAKLSA
- a CDS encoding cold-shock protein — protein: MANGTVDFFNDTGGYGFISTDDDAVDDDEDVFFHMEDVGGPDLEEGQDVEFDIEQADKGPRATNLVRQ
- a CDS encoding histidine kinase produces the protein MAQETGSTVERGRVYRERRTWVSGAVAGIAGGAVMGVLLSVLLTPVIEVAIPALVGLSGGLAGWVVHMSISAVFGVLFAALVTLTPLADYTDRPLALVGVGLAYGAVLWIVAAGFVMPIWLSAVGFPMAPPVPNLNPTSLLVHLVFGAVVGLVYPYS
- a CDS encoding metallophosphoesterase, producing the protein MRLAVISDVHANRVAFEAVLSDMPPVDGYLCAGDVVGYGPWPAECVERVRDLGAPTVLGNHDRAVATETGFGFNSMADAGVRYASEHCSADQIEWLRSLPDERLEHDGRVKIVHGHPDDPDRYTYPGLYKPAMLDDEDVLIMGHTHVQAHEVYDEGIVMNPGSVGQPRDEDPRAAYSILDLDAMTVEEHRVEYDIERVIDAVAEADLPKKIGKRLRKGR
- a CDS encoding cupin domain-containing protein, whose amino-acid sequence is MDHVSLEDMENHPRVAAVQKHATDPLNLADMALNYYELEPGDSFSGGLHTHMNQEEVFLVMEGTATFQTKEDEVEVGENEIVRFAPGEYQEGRNDGEERVRAVAMGAPQDDGETRSALPCQECGAEYHVVEVTADSVELTCPECGNEVEM
- a CDS encoding LLM class flavin-dependent oxidoreductase, with product MKFGIFYEHQLPRPWHDGDEQALYEDALDQIELADELGYDYVWEVEHHFLEEYSHSAAPEVFLAAAAQRTDQIRLGHGIKLMPPNYNHPARVAEQVATLDLVSDGRVEFGTGESSSNMELDGFGIDRKEKEAMWQETVAEVSDMMTMEPYPGHDGASFQMPPRNVVPKPVQDPHPPLWVACSGRSTIEQAARLGLGVLSFDFASPEKASEWVDLYYETLKEECTPIGHTVNPNFAIVTGFSCHEDEDTAWDRGAEGFAFFQYALAHYYGAGDHRPGETNIWKQFEEIGADAILEGNQGDGAIGTPDQIRDHLRALEDAGVDQVIFVQEGGDNRHEHICDSLELFADEVMGAFHDRDEAHVAEKEAELEPYIEAAFERREERDPLDEPPAVES
- a CDS encoding IMP cyclohydrolase; the encoded protein is MYVGRFVVVAPDRAAYRVSSRSFPNRRIVAREGGATLTVGPTEDAPETDNPYISYNCVREVDGSVVVGNGSHVDPIAEKLGLGYPARDALAESLLALDYEKDDYDTPRIAGVVGGSEARSASNQSSGEDSDPRDDESYIGTVRKDALLVEQVEEPTLVATYEEDSPTAFDLDSEDAADIASEVYDHEFEHAVCAAGVVRDGDGIETAIENGE